A genomic region of Ruficoccus amylovorans contains the following coding sequences:
- a CDS encoding sodium:solute symporter, translated as MTSDSAPANAIDLAVIGLYFVLTITFALYVSRKDRSVEGITAASHSIPGWLCGLSIVGSFISSVTFLALPGKAFIENWNAYAFSLAIPVAVWVAVKYFVPFYRNGGQISAYSHLEAKFGGGARLYATLCFVLSQLGRIAIVTYLMAVPVSVFLGWDIRTIILVTGVSTTLYTFIGGITAVIWTDAIQALVLILGALISIALIWINVPGGAVEIIRLGASENKFSLGSLSLTLTESTFWVVFVFGLVGNLQAFSVDQNYVQRYHVATSAREANKAVWLGGLIYIPVSAVFFFIGTSLFAFYRHHPERISAELLDPLKGDWVFPYFISTEMPTGLTGLVIAAIFAAAMSTLSSSLNASATVIYSDIYRRYIKPDATERQSIRTIRLTTIAIGVVGTLLAILMIHAGSTLDVGWKISGIVSGGLFGLFLLSLAVRVRSRLAGAVSVSVGIVTVVWLTLSQTQWLPLALRSPTHPFLISTFGTLAVLATGFFILLLVRTKPSSSTN; from the coding sequence ATGACTTCTGACTCCGCCCCGGCAAATGCCATCGACCTTGCGGTCATTGGACTATATTTCGTCCTTACGATCACTTTCGCCCTTTATGTCAGCCGGAAGGACAGGTCCGTTGAAGGGATAACTGCGGCCAGCCACAGCATCCCCGGTTGGTTGTGCGGCCTGTCTATCGTCGGCTCCTTTATCAGCTCGGTCACCTTTCTGGCGCTCCCCGGCAAGGCGTTTATTGAGAACTGGAATGCCTATGCCTTCAGTTTGGCCATTCCTGTCGCTGTCTGGGTCGCCGTAAAGTACTTCGTCCCCTTCTACCGCAACGGTGGTCAGATATCCGCATACTCCCACCTGGAGGCCAAATTCGGAGGCGGAGCACGGCTTTATGCGACCCTCTGCTTTGTGCTTTCCCAGCTCGGGCGTATCGCGATTGTCACCTACCTCATGGCCGTGCCCGTCAGTGTATTTCTCGGCTGGGATATCCGAACCATCATTCTGGTCACGGGCGTTTCCACCACCCTCTATACATTCATAGGCGGGATCACCGCCGTCATCTGGACCGATGCCATCCAAGCATTGGTGCTCATCCTCGGCGCGCTTATAAGCATCGCCCTCATCTGGATCAATGTGCCCGGCGGGGCCGTGGAAATTATCCGGCTCGGTGCCAGCGAAAACAAGTTCAGCCTCGGCAGCCTGTCACTCACACTTACCGAATCCACATTCTGGGTCGTTTTTGTGTTCGGCCTGGTCGGCAACCTTCAGGCCTTCTCGGTGGACCAGAACTATGTGCAGCGCTACCATGTAGCCACCTCAGCCCGGGAAGCCAACAAGGCCGTCTGGCTCGGAGGGCTCATCTACATTCCGGTTTCCGCCGTCTTTTTCTTCATTGGGACCAGCCTGTTCGCCTTTTACCGGCACCATCCGGAGCGCATTAGCGCCGAGCTGCTTGACCCCCTGAAAGGGGACTGGGTCTTTCCGTACTTCATCTCCACCGAGATGCCCACCGGACTAACCGGCCTCGTCATCGCAGCTATATTCGCCGCCGCGATGAGTACGCTCTCCAGCAGTCTCAACGCCTCCGCCACCGTCATCTACTCCGATATCTACCGACGCTACATCAAACCTGACGCGACCGAACGTCAGTCCATCCGCACCATCCGCCTCACAACGATCGCGATCGGCGTGGTTGGCACCCTGCTCGCCATCCTCATGATCCATGCCGGCAGCACGCTGGATGTGGGGTGGAAGATAAGCGGTATCGTTTCCGGCGGGCTCTTTGGCCTGTTCCTCCTCAGCCTGGCTGTTCGGGTGCGCTCACGGCTCGCCGGTGCCGTCAGCGTAAGTGTCGGCATTGTCACCGTTGTCTGGCTCACGCTATCTCAGACTCAATGGCTGCCGCTCGCGCTGCGTTCTCCCACCCATCCCTTTCTCATCAGCACTTTCGGCACCCTTGCCGTTCTGGCGACCGGTTTTTTTATCCTCCTGCTCGTCCGCACAAAACCCTCCTCCTCGACTAACTAA
- a CDS encoding dihydrodipicolinate synthase family protein codes for MHTCFHPPSGTWPVMLTPFTPDDTIDWPAFDELVDWYVSAGASGLFSVCLSSELYHLSAEEKEALAKRALARVSGRVPVIAAGPMGPDLNDMAEQTRRMADTGVAAVILLTNQFYCEAPDEPDGSDSDWRDAVSRFLELVPDNIPLGIYECPRPFPCNLSAGTLGWLAGTGRFVMTKDTCCDSGVIAEKLRSTANTPLSFYNADGVTLLDSLRRGGAGYSGIAGNYFLSLFSWLCRHHAEQPALAEELSAFIQAENRLVHVQYPQSAKHYLGLAGLRLTPHTRVSSFDFSASQLEDLRSLRGRIIDWECRLGLCPSTTAAR; via the coding sequence ATGCACACTTGTTTTCATCCTCCCTCCGGCACTTGGCCGGTTATGCTAACCCCCTTCACGCCGGACGACACGATCGACTGGCCAGCCTTCGATGAGCTCGTGGACTGGTATGTGAGTGCTGGCGCCTCCGGACTTTTTTCCGTGTGTCTCTCCAGCGAGCTTTATCACCTCTCGGCAGAGGAGAAAGAAGCTCTCGCCAAACGTGCGCTCGCGCGAGTTTCTGGTCGCGTGCCTGTCATCGCTGCTGGCCCAATGGGACCAGACCTGAATGACATGGCGGAGCAAACTCGCCGAATGGCTGACACCGGTGTCGCGGCGGTCATCCTGCTGACAAACCAATTCTATTGCGAAGCGCCCGACGAACCGGACGGCAGCGATTCTGATTGGCGCGACGCCGTTTCCCGTTTTCTGGAGCTTGTCCCTGACAATATCCCCTTGGGTATCTACGAGTGCCCCCGCCCCTTCCCGTGTAATCTTTCAGCCGGGACACTTGGCTGGCTGGCCGGCACCGGACGCTTTGTCATGACAAAGGACACCTGTTGCGACTCCGGGGTCATCGCTGAAAAGCTGCGCAGCACAGCGAATACTCCGCTAAGCTTCTACAATGCCGATGGGGTCACCCTGCTGGATAGCCTCCGCCGGGGCGGAGCTGGCTACAGCGGCATAGCAGGCAACTATTTCCTGTCCCTTTTCTCCTGGCTCTGTCGCCACCATGCCGAGCAGCCAGCGCTAGCCGAGGAACTCAGTGCCTTCATTCAAGCCGAAAACCGGCTTGTCCACGTGCAGTATCCCCAATCAGCCAAGCACTACCTCGGGCTTGCCGGGCTCCGCCTCACGCCGCACACCCGGGTGTCCAGTTTTGACTTCAGTGCATCCCAGCTTGAGGACTTGCGTTCGCTCAGGGGCCGCATCATCGACTGGGAGTGCCGTCTTGGCCTCTGCCCTTCGACCACCGCCGCGCGATGA
- a CDS encoding prepilin-type N-terminal cleavage/methylation domain-containing protein has product MNASFRPRSRKFVGFTLVEMLTVIAIIGVIASILIPTISKIRATSQRTHCASNLRQIGIGINLYANEHEGVLPGGLNEGQNGLYKGESSGSLAAFIAPYVDGTLYKSGVSLKNELFVCPSWEALRVSGVCYAMNMRVPIDGGDTWIEPFGRATGSKKPIRLYQISDPLPNVPAIYEVDRKNIKANGGPIGQSATWDPVHGNVRNVLYFDGSVRTENVD; this is encoded by the coding sequence ATGAACGCTTCATTCAGACCGCGCAGTCGAAAGTTTGTTGGTTTCACGCTGGTTGAAATGCTTACGGTTATCGCGATCATTGGCGTCATCGCCTCCATCCTGATCCCGACCATAAGCAAGATTCGAGCGACCTCTCAACGCACCCACTGTGCCAGCAACCTGCGCCAGATCGGGATCGGCATCAACCTGTATGCCAACGAGCATGAGGGCGTACTTCCCGGCGGCCTCAACGAGGGCCAAAACGGCCTCTACAAGGGAGAATCCAGCGGCTCTCTGGCTGCGTTCATCGCCCCCTATGTCGATGGCACCCTGTACAAGTCCGGCGTCTCCCTGAAGAACGAACTCTTCGTTTGCCCGTCCTGGGAAGCTCTTCGAGTCAGCGGCGTCTGCTACGCCATGAACATGCGGGTACCAATCGACGGAGGTGACACATGGATTGAACCTTTTGGCCGTGCCACCGGCAGCAAGAAACCCATCCGTCTCTATCAGATATCCGACCCCCTGCCGAATGTCCCAGCCATATACGAGGTTGACCGGAAAAACATCAAGGCGAACGGTGGCCCCATCGGTCAGTCCGCCACTTGGGACCCAGTACATGGCAATGTCCGTAATGTCCTCTACTTTGACGGCAGTGTACGCACGGAAAACGTTGACTGA
- a CDS encoding Gfo/Idh/MocA family protein, with translation MYSPEFTAVPLSCVKIGVIGAGSRMRNVLRLLLGNPAAAKISITAVYDPDKDSVRQLRQDLAPEAHICASAEDLCAREDVDWVFIGSWNSYHAQQSIAAFKAGKHVFCEKPLALTLEEARCMRDAQVESNRTFALGLVLRYSPFYRKIRQVLDEQTIGRIVSFEFNETLTFNHGGYIHGNWRRKRANAGTHLLEKCCHDLDLMLWLAEDKPMRVASFGGCAVFTPDNNYLAKRIGPNPDTGRPAYQNWIDPTGINPFNDDKDIVDHQVAIVEFATGIRATFHTNCNAGIDERRFYVLGTEGTIRADAMTGVIEVRRIGWDESPVVYKPIEGNSHAGGDEVMTSELIDVLLNHVPPAAGFGEGVRSLALANAIDRSMDLGHIVNLDPTWVELESIYGPLFGRGALPQKHSPNNLCQ, from the coding sequence ATGTATTCCCCTGAATTCACAGCCGTCCCCCTTTCCTGCGTCAAGATTGGCGTCATCGGGGCTGGTAGTCGTATGAGGAACGTTCTCCGGCTTCTGCTCGGCAATCCGGCGGCTGCTAAAATTTCTATAACCGCAGTTTACGATCCTGACAAAGATTCAGTCCGCCAACTGCGCCAGGATTTGGCTCCCGAGGCGCACATCTGCGCATCCGCCGAAGATCTCTGTGCGCGGGAGGACGTTGACTGGGTCTTCATCGGCTCCTGGAACAGCTACCACGCCCAGCAGAGCATCGCCGCCTTCAAGGCGGGCAAGCATGTTTTCTGCGAAAAGCCCCTCGCCCTCACGCTTGAGGAGGCCCGTTGCATGCGTGACGCCCAGGTAGAAAGTAACCGCACCTTTGCCCTTGGCCTCGTGCTGCGATACTCACCCTTTTATCGCAAGATTCGCCAGGTTCTCGACGAGCAAACCATCGGGCGTATCGTCTCTTTTGAGTTCAACGAAACACTGACCTTCAACCACGGCGGATACATCCACGGCAACTGGCGCCGCAAACGCGCCAACGCCGGAACCCATCTTCTCGAAAAGTGCTGCCACGATCTTGACCTCATGCTGTGGCTGGCCGAAGACAAGCCCATGCGTGTCGCCAGCTTTGGAGGGTGTGCGGTATTTACTCCCGACAACAATTACCTGGCCAAGCGCATCGGCCCCAACCCGGACACCGGCCGCCCGGCCTACCAGAACTGGATTGACCCCACAGGCATCAACCCTTTTAATGATGACAAGGACATCGTTGATCATCAGGTCGCGATTGTTGAGTTTGCGACCGGCATCCGGGCCACTTTTCACACCAATTGCAATGCCGGCATCGACGAGCGCCGCTTCTATGTCCTTGGCACCGAGGGAACGATTCGTGCTGATGCAATGACAGGAGTCATCGAAGTTCGCCGCATCGGCTGGGACGAATCTCCGGTCGTCTATAAACCGATCGAAGGAAACTCCCACGCAGGTGGTGATGAAGTCATGACCAGCGAACTCATCGATGTCCTTCTCAATCACGTCCCCCCTGCCGCCGGCTTTGGCGAAGGCGTGCGCTCGCTCGCTCTGGCCAACGCCATTGACCGTTCCATGGACTTGGGACACATCGTCAACCTCGACCCGACGTGGGTGGAGTTGGAATCTATCTACGGTCCTCTCTTTGGGAGAGGCGCCCTGCCACAAAAACACAGCCCAAACAACCTATGCCAATGA
- a CDS encoding helix-turn-helix transcriptional regulator, which translates to MATDNLLIKRVRGKVRRVPPVPSNYYSGIRRWSGTFPDNILLFSRSHRRSLPSDDVSSYFHHRWVVIFVLEGEVTIRLDRNPCHMAPGSVILIPPLHFHHYNDVVSEKLCWLFITFDWPGHAAPSASDLKPVSMSQADMHRLESVLATWAAQDDPMCGSLLSVNVLGVLLELFPILADRKHEEEIPSGEPEMVAAVRQLLTENPHRSLSVEDVAGLLGISASHLRAEFRARAGISLGRYMREWRLREAALLLSSSELSVKDTAERLGFRDIYAFSRSFTHTLGMTPSSLRPKNRSQKKNK; encoded by the coding sequence ATGGCCACAGATAATCTCTTAATCAAGAGGGTCAGGGGGAAGGTCCGACGAGTGCCTCCCGTTCCTTCCAACTATTATTCGGGGATCAGGCGGTGGAGCGGGACCTTTCCGGACAACATCCTGTTGTTTTCGAGAAGTCACCGTCGAAGCCTTCCTTCTGATGACGTCTCGTCCTATTTTCACCACCGGTGGGTGGTGATATTTGTCTTGGAGGGAGAGGTCACGATTCGGTTGGACCGTAATCCATGTCACATGGCCCCCGGCTCGGTGATCCTTATTCCTCCGCTTCACTTTCACCACTACAACGATGTGGTATCGGAGAAACTGTGCTGGCTGTTTATCACATTTGATTGGCCAGGGCACGCGGCTCCATCGGCTTCTGATCTGAAGCCGGTTTCAATGAGCCAAGCCGATATGCACCGGCTGGAGTCTGTGCTGGCTACGTGGGCTGCGCAGGATGACCCGATGTGCGGCAGCTTGCTCAGTGTGAATGTGCTGGGAGTATTACTGGAGTTGTTTCCTATCCTTGCCGACAGGAAGCATGAGGAAGAAATCCCAAGTGGTGAACCCGAGATGGTTGCGGCTGTGAGGCAACTGCTTACCGAGAATCCCCACCGATCCTTGTCTGTTGAAGATGTGGCGGGACTTCTTGGAATAAGCGCCAGTCACCTTCGCGCGGAATTCCGGGCTCGCGCAGGTATCAGTCTCGGTCGTTACATGCGCGAGTGGAGACTGCGCGAGGCTGCGCTTCTGCTATCGTCTTCAGAATTATCCGTAAAAGATACCGCGGAAAGATTGGGCTTCAGGGATATTTATGCCTTCAGTCGTTCTTTTACGCATACGCTGGGCATGACTCCCTCAAGCCTGCGTCCCAAAAATCGTAGCCAGAAAAAAAACAAATGA
- a CDS encoding beta-propeller fold lactonase family protein: MRLVCHPARLAVAALLPLAAVAQEPPAQEAWIVCANDQRYTQVGGGERIYPDARPGSLVMVNATALPELEVRTLENVPASLIGPPTSVAVTPDNRYALVTAAMRLDPEDASRQVVDTRLSVVRLDGEAPEIVQTLELGRQPSGVEINAEGTRALVANRADGTVSLLELTGEGRPVRLLGTFSVAEPEESVSHATFSPDGTRALVTLNKSDGILYVSLEDDTVTVLQRVDGRSGPYAAEFMPDGGQAVVGNVYDGTLSVLDVKADRIEIVDTIPVGTLAEGVDISPDGRWLAVNCLDNSNQRPEDPFYRSSGMVMLLRREGRTFSAVDVVRVGGIPQAAIFTPDGRYLAVASNTERDICFYELSKEGKLVPTGLRIPCSGGPAAMRIAN, from the coding sequence GTGCGCCTCGTTTGTCATCCGGCACGGTTGGCTGTGGCCGCGCTGCTGCCGCTGGCTGCGGTGGCCCAGGAGCCTCCGGCTCAGGAGGCGTGGATCGTGTGTGCCAACGACCAGCGCTATACGCAGGTCGGGGGCGGGGAGCGCATTTACCCCGACGCCCGACCGGGTTCACTGGTTATGGTCAACGCCACGGCCTTGCCAGAGCTTGAAGTGCGCACACTGGAAAACGTTCCCGCCAGCCTGATCGGGCCACCGACCTCGGTCGCGGTCACGCCGGACAACCGCTACGCGCTTGTTACCGCCGCCATGCGCCTGGATCCCGAAGATGCCTCTCGGCAGGTGGTTGACACGCGCTTGAGCGTTGTCCGGCTCGATGGTGAAGCGCCGGAAATTGTGCAGACGCTTGAACTGGGCCGTCAGCCCTCGGGTGTGGAAATCAACGCCGAGGGCACCCGTGCGCTCGTTGCCAACCGCGCGGATGGCACGGTCTCCCTGCTGGAGTTGACAGGGGAGGGGCGGCCCGTCCGCCTGCTGGGGACTTTTTCCGTGGCCGAGCCGGAGGAGAGTGTGTCGCACGCGACATTTTCCCCCGACGGTACCCGTGCCCTGGTCACGTTGAACAAGTCCGACGGTATTCTTTACGTTTCTCTCGAAGACGACACCGTGACCGTCCTGCAGCGCGTTGACGGTCGTTCCGGGCCGTACGCAGCCGAGTTCATGCCGGACGGCGGGCAGGCCGTGGTCGGCAATGTCTACGATGGCACGCTCTCCGTCCTCGATGTGAAAGCTGACCGTATCGAGATTGTGGATACAATCCCGGTGGGCACGCTGGCCGAGGGGGTGGACATCAGCCCGGACGGGCGTTGGCTGGCCGTCAATTGCCTGGACAACAGCAATCAGCGGCCCGAAGACCCCTTCTACCGCTCCAGCGGGATGGTGATGCTCCTGCGCCGAGAGGGGAGGACTTTTTCAGCAGTGGATGTGGTGCGGGTCGGCGGGATTCCGCAGGCGGCGATTTTTACGCCGGACGGGCGCTATCTGGCTGTGGCCAGTAATACCGAACGGGACATCTGCTTCTACGAACTCAGTAAAGAGGGAAAGCTCGTTCCAACGGGATTGCGCATCCCCTGCTCCGGTGGTCCCGCCGCCATGCGTATTGCCAATTGA
- a CDS encoding MBL fold metallo-hydrolase: MNEKTVREKIFMAVQAAQGYKLESAEAIDRFIDQELPFAVRGTYGTNTSCVQLDNPGGDFVILDAGSGLRDLGLTLVKSGQAKKPSTYHFVMSHLHWDHLQGFPFFVPAFIPGNRIVIHAYHPEAEACFRQQMSGQFFPVHFDQLAADISFEIREPGTPFEVGGFSVTSMAQNHPGISYGYRFEKDGKCVVYSTDSEHKHDAYEKDYPFVGFFRGADLLIFDAQYTMADATFTKANWGHSSNVMGVELAARAGVRKLAIFHHEPTSSDAALEEFLFNTRMYCNIYHQETGGKLGHERYPEQILLAYDGLEMEI; the protein is encoded by the coding sequence GTGAACGAGAAAACCGTTCGCGAAAAGATCTTCATGGCCGTGCAGGCCGCTCAGGGCTACAAGCTGGAATCGGCTGAGGCGATTGACCGTTTCATCGACCAGGAGTTGCCTTTCGCAGTGCGGGGAACCTACGGAACCAACACCTCGTGCGTGCAGTTGGATAACCCCGGCGGAGATTTCGTCATCCTCGATGCCGGGTCGGGCTTGCGGGACCTGGGGCTCACGCTCGTCAAAAGCGGGCAGGCGAAAAAGCCCTCGACCTACCACTTCGTGATGAGCCACCTGCACTGGGACCACCTGCAGGGGTTTCCGTTCTTTGTGCCGGCCTTCATCCCGGGGAACCGGATCGTCATCCACGCCTATCACCCGGAGGCCGAGGCCTGTTTTCGCCAGCAGATGTCGGGGCAGTTCTTTCCGGTGCATTTCGACCAGTTGGCGGCGGACATCAGCTTCGAGATCCGCGAACCGGGCACGCCATTCGAGGTCGGGGGCTTCTCTGTCACGAGCATGGCGCAGAACCACCCCGGCATTTCCTACGGCTACCGCTTTGAGAAAGACGGCAAGTGCGTGGTCTATTCGACCGATTCGGAGCACAAGCACGACGCCTACGAGAAGGATTACCCCTTTGTCGGTTTTTTCCGGGGGGCGGACCTGCTCATTTTTGACGCCCAGTACACGATGGCCGACGCCACCTTTACCAAGGCCAACTGGGGGCACTCCAGCAACGTCATGGGCGTGGAACTGGCCGCCCGCGCCGGGGTGCGCAAGCTGGCGATCTTCCACCACGAGCCGACCAGCAGCGACGCCGCGCTGGAAGAATTTCTTTTCAACACGCGCATGTACTGCAATATATACCATCAGGAAACCGGCGGCAAACTCGGACACGAGCGCTACCCGGAGCAAATACTGCTCGCCTATGACGGGCTTGAGATGGAAATATAG
- a CDS encoding 3'-5' exonuclease, with protein MDLEQETGTEALPYATSISKSEINDLPLFRYEGTIHLIDNEAEARKAVKILKKEQVLGFDTESRPSFRKGDHYLPSLVQFASATEVYLFQIGQFDGIGVLSPIFGSKSIAKVGVALHDDVRRLQEIAPFKDRGFVEIATMTKQLGINNTGLRSLAAILLGFRISKGAQVSNWARSNLSHSQLVYAATDAWVSRLLYEKAQSLAQG; from the coding sequence GTGGATTTGGAACAAGAGACTGGAACGGAGGCGCTGCCGTACGCTACAAGCATCAGCAAGTCTGAGATCAACGACTTGCCGCTTTTTCGCTACGAGGGCACAATACACTTGATTGATAACGAGGCGGAGGCCCGCAAGGCGGTCAAAATCCTCAAGAAAGAGCAGGTGCTGGGCTTTGACACCGAATCGCGCCCGTCCTTCCGCAAGGGGGACCACTACCTGCCCTCGCTGGTGCAGTTCGCCTCGGCCACCGAGGTTTATCTGTTTCAGATCGGGCAGTTCGACGGCATCGGGGTCCTCAGCCCCATCTTCGGCAGCAAGTCGATCGCCAAAGTCGGCGTAGCCCTCCACGACGACGTGCGCCGCCTCCAGGAAATCGCCCCCTTCAAGGACCGGGGCTTTGTCGAAATCGCCACCATGACGAAGCAACTCGGGATCAACAACACCGGCCTGCGCTCGCTGGCGGCGATCCTGCTCGGCTTTCGCATCTCCAAGGGCGCGCAAGTCTCGAACTGGGCACGGTCCAATCTCAGCCACAGCCAATTGGTCTATGCGGCAACGGACGCCTGGGTCAGCCGCCTGCTTTACGAAAAGGCCCAGAGCTTGGCCCAAGGCTGA
- a CDS encoding ribosomal protein L7/L12 yields the protein MPLSDQELNQVSEAILAGNKIQAIKIYREATGLSLSEAKQEIDAITAQLAKDHPELAAAQSKGCLSVFVLGFLCLSAAGILIAQQAG from the coding sequence ATGCCCCTCTCCGACCAGGAACTTAACCAGGTATCCGAAGCGATCCTCGCCGGAAACAAAATCCAGGCGATCAAGATCTACCGCGAGGCCACCGGACTGAGCCTGAGCGAGGCCAAGCAGGAGATTGACGCCATCACGGCGCAGTTGGCCAAGGACCACCCGGAACTTGCCGCCGCGCAAAGCAAGGGTTGCCTCTCGGTCTTCGTGCTGGGCTTTCTTTGCCTCAGTGCCGCCGGGATTCTCATTGCCCAGCAAGCGGGCTGA
- a CDS encoding helix-turn-helix domain-containing protein, protein MPSSDSSSKPSLLSLQRGLAVLDLLIRSGAGRMRYSEMKTALPGVQDSTLARLLKSLEALGYVERLADAGYRLSSRVFGWGPYLNRARPAFADLARIEVERLAAEGGESACLIVLEEDRLAVRESLSVEGGISVIRAGDTLYFEPDHAGAVAVLSLLSAGEQKRLLAGPFSRFSDGESLADSLRTMSADGDISAPGGMLLDESSVRPGVCRLAKPFHCGETLGCVFYCLTLDAARTRRPLLSILLEGACRRLEEGVSPLAGQ, encoded by the coding sequence ATGCCTTCCTCCGACTCTTCCTCCAAGCCTTCGCTCCTGTCGCTCCAGCGCGGGCTGGCCGTGCTCGACCTGCTGATCCGCTCCGGCGCGGGCCGGATGCGCTACAGCGAGATGAAGACCGCGCTGCCCGGCGTGCAGGACTCGACGCTGGCCCGGCTGTTGAAATCCCTCGAAGCCCTCGGTTACGTCGAGCGACTCGCTGACGCCGGTTACCGGCTTTCGTCGCGGGTGTTCGGGTGGGGGCCGTACCTGAACCGCGCCCGTCCCGCGTTCGCGGACCTGGCCCGCATCGAGGTTGAGCGGTTGGCCGCCGAGGGTGGGGAGTCGGCCTGTCTGATTGTTTTGGAAGAAGACCGGCTCGCCGTGCGTGAGTCTCTCTCGGTCGAGGGGGGGATCAGCGTGATTCGCGCAGGCGACACGCTCTACTTCGAGCCCGATCATGCCGGGGCGGTTGCCGTGCTTTCGCTCTTGAGTGCAGGCGAGCAAAAACGTCTGCTGGCGGGACCGTTCAGCCGGTTCTCGGACGGGGAGAGCCTCGCGGACAGCCTCCGCACCATGTCTGCGGACGGGGACATTTCCGCACCGGGCGGGATGCTGCTGGACGAGTCAAGCGTCCGGCCGGGCGTCTGCCGTCTGGCCAAACCTTTCCACTGCGGGGAGACGCTCGGGTGCGTCTTTTATTGCCTGACCCTTGATGCCGCGCGGACCCGGCGTCCGCTGCTGAGTATCCTGCTGGAGGGGGCCTGCCGTCGGCTGGAGGAGGGCGTCAGCCCGCTTGCTGGGCAATGA
- a CDS encoding sulfatase family protein gives MQSVARPNVLLITSDQQHWMTLGYNNPEIRTPNLDRLAAQGMVFDRAYCPNPTCTPTRSSILTGQYPSQHGAYTLGTKLDESRPTMNDRWRELGYATGLIGKAHFQPLASPPEFPSLEAYPVLQDLEFWRTFEGPFYGFDHFELARNHGDEAHVGQHYALWMEEKGFKNWRECFCEPTGTHAPQHGRWNIPQEFHLNTWIAERTNVLIREWAGRGQPFFLWSSYFDPHPPYLVPAPWDTMYDPDTLTLPAPQADGHRHSPRFHRFAMSEGASREDYGIKGKWMHGVHSHVQDPAQTRRDLALYYGMVSFMDHMIGQTLDCLDELGLTDKTLVVFTTDHGHYLGHHSLIAKGPFHYEDGVKVPMAARWPGHIPAGVRSNALQSLVDLPVTLLAAAGLEKPGHMSGVDQLPVWVGEVGAARDHCLVENNHVPGSVELRTYIDERYKLTIYRDSDEGELYDLRDDPGECENRFDDPAWAEVKMRLYHRFVQAEMAKDVLPMPRIAPA, from the coding sequence ATGCAGTCGGTTGCCCGTCCCAATGTGCTTTTAATCACCAGCGACCAGCAGCACTGGATGACGCTGGGCTACAACAATCCGGAAATCCGGACCCCAAACCTCGACCGGCTGGCGGCGCAGGGGATGGTCTTCGATCGGGCCTACTGTCCGAACCCGACCTGCACCCCGACCCGCTCCAGTATCCTGACTGGGCAGTACCCCAGCCAGCACGGCGCCTACACGCTCGGGACCAAACTTGACGAGTCGCGTCCCACCATGAACGACCGTTGGCGTGAGCTGGGCTACGCGACGGGCCTCATTGGCAAGGCGCACTTCCAGCCACTGGCTTCGCCCCCGGAGTTCCCGTCGCTGGAGGCGTACCCGGTGCTGCAGGATCTGGAGTTCTGGCGGACCTTTGAGGGGCCGTTTTACGGTTTCGACCACTTCGAGCTGGCTCGCAACCACGGAGACGAGGCCCATGTCGGCCAGCACTACGCCCTGTGGATGGAGGAAAAGGGCTTCAAAAACTGGCGCGAGTGCTTCTGCGAGCCGACCGGCACCCACGCGCCGCAGCATGGCCGTTGGAACATCCCGCAGGAGTTTCACCTCAACACCTGGATCGCCGAGCGCACGAACGTCCTCATCCGCGAGTGGGCCGGACGCGGGCAGCCCTTCTTTCTGTGGTCGAGCTACTTCGATCCGCACCCGCCCTACCTCGTGCCCGCGCCCTGGGACACGATGTACGACCCGGATACGCTGACCCTGCCCGCGCCGCAAGCCGACGGCCACCGCCACAGCCCGCGCTTCCACCGCTTCGCCATGAGCGAGGGGGCCAGCAGGGAGGACTATGGTATTAAGGGCAAATGGATGCACGGGGTGCATTCCCATGTGCAGGACCCCGCGCAGACGCGGCGCGATCTCGCGCTTTACTACGGGATGGTCTCGTTCATGGACCACATGATTGGCCAGACCCTCGACTGCCTGGACGAGCTCGGGCTGACCGACAAGACGCTGGTGGTCTTCACCACCGACCACGGGCACTACCTCGGGCACCACAGCCTGATCGCCAAAGGCCCCTTCCACTACGAGGACGGGGTAAAGGTGCCGATGGCTGCGCGCTGGCCGGGGCATATCCCGGCCGGAGTCCGTAGCAATGCCTTGCAGAGTCTCGTCGATCTTCCCGTGACGTTGCTGGCCGCCGCCGGGCTGGAGAAGCCCGGCCACATGTCCGGGGTGGACCAGTTGCCTGTTTGGGTGGGAGAGGTCGGGGCGGCCCGCGACCATTGCCTGGTCGAGAACAACCACGTCCCCGGATCGGTCGAGTTGCGGACCTACATCGACGAGCGCTACAAGCTGACCATTTACCGCGACAGCGACGAGGGCGAGCTCTACGACCTGCGGGACGACCCCGGCGAGTGTGAGAACCGCTTCGACGACCCGGCCTGGGCGGAGGTGAAAATGCGCTTGTATCACCGTTTTGTCCAAGCTGAGATGGCCAAGGATGTCCTGCCTATGCCACGGATAGCCCCTGCGTGA